In a genomic window of Arachnia rubra:
- a CDS encoding alpha-amylase family protein, with protein MEWIDHAIWWQVYPLGFCGAPFREEDPAPAPRMRKLLAWLDYAIELGASGLLLGPVFASQTHGYDTTDQFRIDPRLGGEETFEALVSACKKRGLRILLDGVFSHVGAQHPGVVRALQEGKEDPAAELFDIDWTSGRPVPRVFEGHSSLVRLNHAGEQAANYTVAVMKHWLERGIDGWRLDAAYSISPDFWARVLPVVRADYPDAWFLGEVIHGDYSKFVAESSVDSVTQYELWKAIWSSIRDRNLFELDWALKRHNEFLANFTPHTFVGNHDVTRIASVIGADGAVSAVAILLTLGGVPSIYYGDEQGFIGIKEECLGGDDAIRPGMPDDPSLLAPWGENIYRAHQELIGLRRRHPWLVTAASEMSELDNTRCVYRAISKDRVHQLTVEISLVNKPAVVILDAAGQVLWQQY; from the coding sequence ATGGAGTGGATTGATCATGCAATCTGGTGGCAGGTCTACCCCCTGGGGTTCTGCGGGGCCCCGTTCCGGGAGGAAGACCCAGCCCCGGCGCCGAGAATGCGCAAGCTGCTCGCATGGCTCGACTATGCCATCGAACTGGGAGCATCTGGCCTGCTGTTGGGACCGGTATTCGCTTCGCAGACGCATGGCTATGACACGACCGACCAGTTTCGGATTGACCCACGCCTGGGTGGGGAGGAAACTTTTGAAGCTTTGGTTTCTGCTTGTAAGAAACGTGGCCTGCGCATCCTCTTGGATGGAGTGTTCAGCCACGTTGGAGCACAACACCCCGGTGTTGTTCGTGCTCTACAGGAGGGCAAGGAAGACCCTGCGGCCGAGCTGTTCGATATCGACTGGACCTCAGGAAGACCTGTTCCTCGAGTCTTCGAAGGTCATTCCTCACTTGTGCGGCTGAACCACGCTGGTGAACAGGCAGCGAATTATACCGTCGCTGTCATGAAACACTGGTTGGAACGCGGGATCGACGGATGGCGGCTCGATGCCGCCTATTCCATCAGTCCCGACTTCTGGGCGCGGGTCCTGCCGGTAGTGCGCGCTGATTACCCCGATGCCTGGTTCCTGGGAGAGGTCATCCACGGCGACTACTCCAAGTTCGTCGCTGAATCGAGTGTCGATTCGGTGACGCAGTACGAGTTGTGGAAGGCAATCTGGTCCAGCATCAGGGATCGGAACCTCTTTGAACTCGACTGGGCGCTGAAACGTCACAATGAGTTTCTGGCGAACTTCACGCCACACACGTTCGTCGGAAACCACGATGTCACTCGGATAGCCAGTGTGATCGGGGCGGATGGGGCAGTCAGCGCGGTGGCGATCCTTCTCACGCTCGGTGGAGTGCCTTCTATCTACTACGGGGATGAGCAGGGTTTCATTGGAATCAAGGAGGAATGTCTTGGGGGAGACGACGCTATCCGCCCTGGCATGCCCGACGATCCTTCGCTGTTGGCGCCCTGGGGGGAGAACATCTACCGGGCTCACCAGGAGCTGATAGGGCTGCGTCGCCGTCATCCTTGGCTGGTCACCGCAGCGAGTGAGATGTCTGAACTCGACAACACCCGGTGCGTGTACAGGGCTATTTCAAAGGACCGTGTTCATCAGCTCACAGTCGAAATCAGTCTTGTAAATAAGCCAGCCGTCGTCATCCTGGATGCAGCGGGGCAAGTTCTATGGCAGCAGTACTGA
- a CDS encoding TetR/AcrR family transcriptional regulator, translated as MARTDRKPRRRLDPCSRRTAILEMAAKTFAVQPYNEVTISSIADSVGASSALVYRYFDGKEGLYAEVVRSAITNLMTKQADALAELPAGTPVRDQVQVASIVYLDHIASHPEAWALPLRQPDGEPQAAATLRSQARRKYIKYLEDLLPPSRQPRHTYALWGYLGFIDAACLRWVENGCPKDERWPLIDSALGALEGALGDWAA; from the coding sequence ATGGCACGTACCGACCGCAAGCCCCGCCGGAGACTCGACCCCTGCTCGCGTCGCACTGCGATCCTGGAAATGGCAGCCAAGACATTCGCAGTCCAGCCTTACAACGAGGTGACGATCTCTTCTATCGCCGACAGCGTGGGAGCATCGAGCGCCCTGGTCTACCGCTATTTCGACGGCAAGGAAGGCCTCTACGCTGAGGTGGTGCGCTCGGCCATCACAAACCTGATGACCAAACAAGCAGATGCACTGGCAGAGCTTCCTGCCGGAACCCCTGTCCGCGATCAGGTCCAGGTAGCCAGCATCGTCTACCTTGACCACATCGCCAGCCATCCCGAGGCCTGGGCGCTACCGCTAAGACAACCAGATGGCGAGCCGCAAGCCGCTGCAACGCTACGTTCTCAGGCCCGCAGGAAATACATCAAATATTTAGAGGATCTGCTCCCCCCAAGCAGACAGCCACGTCATACCTATGCCCTATGGGGTTACCTTGGGTTCATCGATGCCGCCTGCCTGCGCTGGGTCGAAAACGGTTGTCCTAAGGATGAAAGATGGCCATTGATTGACTCTGCATTAGGTGCTCTTGAGGGCGCACTGGGTGATTGGGCCGCATAG
- a CDS encoding DUF5979 domain-containing protein, which produces MLVTVDSDGTESWDADDSAGNDSGPNNGIVRVNDTLNYRVQYNVNDSAGASYTGKNTTVKIKLPKGLYVESLPGICKQPGSSLNPETLPTPTLPLKSNSLDEMPEQELICNIGDKTNVSESFYLTAKVSNLVGNGTKLAVLEGSIRTDDASEVAASSLPTVTASSRLKWDISKNSVALKENSGYVYGPTNSECPWDKSRVCKLTAYTAQLSAPASGKGAMPAIGDITFTDDLSPAAMYPQLDAGKIATINADLEKYGSRAYPYDYYYMAAAPKIGFRGSTEANAVRDSGKVSINQAGPGTPAVFTVSNADTTLKTYPTQVLQPSGTAIPSDAAYAVTTSFIVYTPVDVIKDFGVSRDNTWTLATRNAFTNLGVNGLTASDVENSGDQPAWNDYRTTTPEVSIGAGFSKYFAGVPGQQGNMTPGEFSPSDSSYGEGPAGGATFRSGGITVAPTQDVQTQLLLVGTNPGLPGKVSAMMCDAWDNTRLRLESRTVPGSTEAAANFQRIGSNGSPVWVSGYNNALVGDKAAWATQADQVPAIKVQYSATPGGSEAASECGDDQGPWYDSPSDVPGNDSTLAARGVYSAVSRVRIYTVLPEPVAKNELVGSGVRMVVGISHEVVDSGRATGDILPNWSGVKRVNLEELSQENLLAHNAAWGRSSYDPSNHTGQYGDRLILAMAQVRVNKQVRKGTSGSFSSTPPQVTEGDVAQFQLSPSLTSAALVPGILKDVWVEDCLPGSLNYAEASVTPEVVSAGSTPSDAKRSACAAGETYIRWVFPKHEVNQAIPPIILTTEVSPTAKDGVYTNNVVVWAEDDASPLEKRTDQASVQLSNLAGIKLEKVALTPVVQVNREGQANNELNKWRVRITNTFPNPDAQAISNPDVIDMLPRNGLDDTSFNGTFTFDAASITHGTGAARILYTSATDVNQDPNDATNGSSGATAWCDAPAGGAVVSGTGSCPASAAEVTALRIQQPGSFGSGEYVEIELSMLGVGNLDGDVYSNVVFARTAGLALPVGPIKRAERAVGGEIGDYTWIDMNRNGIQDQLNGSDEPAAEGVSVKLTGTDDLGNAVNATTTTDAKGAYSFRGLRASDGSGYTVTFGSYADGFTSQTAGSDRAVDSNADTTTGASAPVILEKGAKDNTIDAGYVASGSLTVTKQVSGQGVVPFAEGGTFTFKAVCTLEGTEVLNKQDITVTIPKGATSADSETMNGIPAGSSCVVTETAASGSDPAAQLPSTTVTIGWDAGAKAGQAVKASLTNYYSAGIVKVSKSLEGDERAVANAADTEFTVQVTCQVPDASGAAGATVFSGDVKLKGGQTVTAKGPDGNDVKLPLGARCFGQETGTGGAASHSVTPSTWADGVVVDTGDPDALDELQISATNTFRNPAKVELSKELVSAEQNGGDLTVTYKVTVKNTGTLDSTYDLTDELKYGEGISVNEVSVTSVEPTGITPNPAFDGVADTMLVTGQEISGGAVHTYTIQVRGTAAFNVSATAADCTLDGGEKGTGLLNEAQAAWNGETLKGEACGSVTPPPAPTGELTVVKKIDGDAEAVEAAQGKQFKVNVVCQTENATGERTEVFNGEVAVTGAETKKVLDDAGSPAKIPYGAHCFGTETDNGGAAESKVDYDSYDNAAVVGGTHTGEVSQLTLTATNTFRNPPALSITKEIVGSEQNGVDLTTTYRIVVSNSGSLAGTYDLADNLSYGDGISVVEASVASVDPSSVAVNSGFNGTTDKMLAKGQNIDGGASHTFTVKVQGKAVVGITATAADCTIDEGETGTGRLNKATMTFDGKEQTAEACAPVTPPPSPSESPTPTPSPTPQQSLTPTPSPTPPVMIRPKLPKTGQQ; this is translated from the coding sequence ATGCTCGTCACTGTTGACTCGGATGGCACCGAGTCCTGGGACGCCGATGACTCAGCCGGTAATGACTCCGGGCCGAACAACGGGATCGTCCGAGTCAATGACACGCTGAACTACCGCGTTCAGTACAACGTGAATGACTCTGCTGGCGCCAGCTACACCGGTAAGAACACCACTGTGAAAATCAAGCTTCCGAAGGGACTCTATGTTGAGTCCCTGCCGGGCATCTGCAAGCAGCCCGGATCGAGCTTGAACCCTGAGACGCTCCCTACCCCGACCCTGCCGTTGAAGTCCAATTCCCTGGATGAAATGCCTGAGCAGGAATTGATCTGCAACATCGGTGACAAGACCAACGTATCGGAGTCGTTCTATCTGACGGCGAAGGTGAGCAACCTGGTGGGCAACGGGACGAAGCTGGCGGTCCTAGAAGGCTCGATCAGAACGGACGATGCCTCAGAGGTTGCGGCCTCCTCCCTGCCTACCGTGACTGCATCGTCCCGCCTCAAGTGGGACATCTCCAAAAACAGCGTCGCACTGAAAGAGAACAGCGGCTACGTCTACGGTCCCACCAACTCGGAGTGCCCGTGGGACAAGAGCAGGGTCTGCAAACTCACTGCCTACACCGCGCAGCTCTCTGCTCCAGCCAGTGGCAAAGGCGCTATGCCGGCTATCGGTGACATCACCTTCACCGATGATCTGAGCCCAGCTGCCATGTATCCGCAGCTTGACGCGGGAAAGATCGCCACCATCAATGCTGATCTGGAGAAGTACGGTAGCCGGGCCTACCCGTATGACTACTATTACATGGCCGCGGCCCCCAAGATTGGCTTCAGAGGATCTACAGAGGCTAATGCCGTGCGGGATTCAGGAAAGGTGAGCATCAATCAGGCTGGGCCTGGAACTCCTGCGGTCTTCACCGTGAGCAATGCGGATACGACTTTGAAGACCTATCCGACTCAGGTGCTCCAGCCTTCCGGTACTGCGATCCCATCAGATGCCGCCTACGCGGTGACGACCTCCTTCATTGTCTATACGCCTGTGGACGTGATCAAGGACTTCGGGGTCTCCCGGGACAACACCTGGACTCTTGCCACCCGTAATGCCTTCACCAATCTGGGAGTGAATGGCCTTACCGCCAGTGACGTCGAGAACAGCGGAGATCAGCCTGCCTGGAATGACTACCGGACCACCACTCCCGAGGTGAGTATCGGAGCCGGCTTTTCCAAGTATTTCGCTGGAGTCCCTGGGCAGCAGGGCAACATGACTCCCGGTGAGTTCAGCCCATCAGACTCCTCCTACGGCGAGGGGCCAGCTGGTGGCGCGACCTTCCGCTCCGGCGGCATCACCGTGGCGCCAACCCAGGATGTCCAAACCCAGCTGCTTCTGGTTGGGACCAACCCGGGCTTGCCTGGGAAAGTCAGCGCCATGATGTGCGATGCCTGGGACAACACCAGGCTTCGCCTCGAATCGCGTACTGTTCCCGGATCCACTGAAGCCGCAGCGAACTTCCAACGGATCGGCAGCAACGGCTCACCGGTTTGGGTCTCCGGATATAACAACGCTCTCGTGGGTGACAAAGCCGCCTGGGCAACCCAAGCCGACCAGGTTCCAGCGATCAAGGTCCAGTACTCGGCGACCCCTGGCGGTTCCGAGGCTGCCTCGGAATGCGGGGATGATCAGGGACCGTGGTACGACTCGCCGTCGGATGTTCCCGGCAATGACTCCACTCTCGCTGCTCGCGGTGTCTATTCCGCGGTATCTCGGGTCCGGATCTACACCGTCCTGCCTGAACCAGTCGCCAAGAACGAACTGGTCGGTTCCGGCGTTCGCATGGTGGTCGGCATCTCGCACGAAGTCGTCGATTCAGGCAGGGCAACTGGCGATATCCTGCCCAACTGGTCAGGCGTCAAGCGAGTGAACCTCGAGGAACTGTCCCAAGAAAACTTGCTCGCCCACAACGCCGCCTGGGGGCGCAGCAGCTACGATCCGAGTAACCATACCGGTCAGTACGGTGACCGCTTGATCCTGGCTATGGCCCAGGTCCGGGTGAACAAGCAGGTGCGTAAAGGGACTTCGGGAAGCTTCAGCTCCACACCGCCGCAAGTCACCGAGGGTGACGTGGCTCAGTTCCAGCTCTCGCCTTCACTCACATCAGCGGCCTTGGTGCCGGGCATCCTGAAGGATGTCTGGGTGGAGGACTGCCTGCCGGGGTCCCTGAACTACGCCGAGGCGTCGGTGACCCCTGAGGTGGTGTCGGCTGGATCGACGCCCAGCGATGCGAAGCGCTCAGCCTGCGCGGCAGGGGAGACCTACATCCGCTGGGTCTTCCCGAAACACGAGGTGAACCAGGCTATTCCACCCATCATCCTGACCACCGAGGTGTCACCGACCGCGAAGGACGGCGTGTACACCAACAATGTGGTCGTGTGGGCAGAGGATGATGCCTCCCCCCTGGAGAAACGCACGGATCAGGCTTCTGTGCAGCTCTCCAACCTCGCAGGCATCAAGCTTGAGAAGGTTGCCCTGACCCCTGTCGTACAGGTCAACCGTGAAGGCCAGGCCAACAATGAGCTGAACAAGTGGCGGGTTCGCATCACAAATACGTTCCCGAACCCTGATGCGCAGGCGATCAGCAATCCGGATGTGATCGACATGCTGCCACGCAACGGCCTCGATGACACCTCCTTCAACGGGACCTTCACCTTTGACGCTGCCTCCATCACCCATGGGACCGGTGCGGCCCGGATCCTGTACACCTCCGCGACAGACGTGAACCAGGACCCGAATGACGCCACGAATGGCAGCAGCGGTGCCACTGCCTGGTGTGATGCCCCCGCCGGTGGCGCTGTGGTTTCTGGCACCGGTTCCTGCCCCGCCTCGGCGGCCGAGGTCACTGCCTTGCGAATCCAGCAGCCTGGAAGCTTCGGCTCTGGTGAGTACGTCGAAATCGAGCTTTCGATGCTGGGGGTCGGCAATCTCGACGGTGATGTGTACTCCAATGTGGTGTTCGCCCGCACCGCTGGGCTCGCCCTGCCGGTGGGGCCCATCAAGCGCGCGGAGCGTGCTGTCGGCGGTGAGATCGGTGACTACACCTGGATAGACATGAACCGCAACGGAATACAGGACCAGCTCAACGGAAGTGACGAGCCGGCTGCTGAAGGTGTCAGCGTCAAGCTGACTGGCACGGATGACCTGGGCAACGCCGTGAACGCAACCACCACGACGGATGCGAAAGGCGCCTATTCCTTCCGTGGCCTCCGCGCCTCTGACGGCTCGGGGTACACCGTGACGTTCGGGTCCTATGCCGATGGGTTCACAAGCCAGACGGCAGGTTCAGACAGAGCCGTCGACTCCAACGCGGACACCACCACGGGTGCTTCTGCCCCGGTCATCCTGGAGAAAGGAGCCAAGGACAACACCATCGACGCGGGCTATGTCGCCAGCGGCAGCCTCACCGTCACCAAACAGGTCTCTGGACAGGGTGTGGTTCCCTTCGCAGAAGGCGGCACCTTCACATTCAAAGCTGTTTGCACCTTGGAGGGCACTGAGGTCCTGAACAAACAGGACATCACCGTTACCATCCCCAAGGGGGCAACCAGCGCGGACAGCGAGACCATGAATGGAATCCCCGCGGGAAGCAGCTGCGTGGTCACTGAGACCGCCGCTTCCGGCTCTGATCCTGCCGCCCAGCTGCCGTCCACGACGGTGACGATCGGCTGGGACGCGGGTGCCAAGGCTGGGCAGGCGGTCAAGGCATCGCTCACCAACTACTACTCGGCAGGTATCGTCAAGGTGTCGAAGTCGCTGGAAGGTGACGAGCGGGCCGTGGCGAATGCCGCAGACACCGAGTTCACCGTCCAGGTCACTTGTCAGGTCCCTGATGCCAGTGGCGCAGCCGGGGCGACGGTCTTCAGCGGAGACGTGAAGCTGAAGGGCGGCCAGACTGTGACCGCGAAGGGGCCTGACGGTAACGACGTCAAGCTTCCGCTGGGGGCCCGCTGTTTCGGTCAGGAGACTGGAACCGGCGGTGCGGCCAGCCACAGCGTGACTCCCAGCACCTGGGCAGACGGCGTGGTCGTTGACACCGGCGATCCGGACGCACTGGACGAGCTTCAGATCTCGGCTACCAACACCTTCCGCAACCCAGCCAAGGTGGAGCTGAGCAAGGAACTGGTGTCAGCGGAGCAGAACGGTGGCGACCTCACCGTGACGTACAAGGTGACGGTCAAAAATACTGGGACGTTGGATTCCACTTATGATCTGACGGACGAACTGAAGTACGGGGAGGGCATCAGCGTCAACGAGGTTTCCGTCACCTCAGTGGAGCCCACTGGCATCACTCCCAATCCGGCTTTCGACGGTGTGGCCGACACCATGCTCGTCACCGGCCAGGAGATCAGCGGAGGAGCTGTGCACACGTACACCATTCAAGTCAGGGGAACCGCGGCCTTCAATGTTTCGGCCACCGCCGCTGACTGCACACTGGACGGCGGGGAGAAGGGCACTGGGCTGCTCAACGAGGCACAGGCTGCCTGGAACGGAGAGACGCTGAAGGGCGAGGCCTGCGGCTCCGTCACCCCGCCTCCCGCGCCTACCGGTGAGCTGACCGTCGTCAAGAAGATCGACGGCGACGCTGAAGCCGTCGAGGCCGCGCAGGGTAAGCAGTTCAAGGTCAACGTGGTCTGCCAGACCGAGAATGCCACAGGCGAACGCACCGAGGTGTTCAACGGCGAGGTCGCGGTCACCGGGGCCGAGACCAAGAAGGTACTTGATGACGCCGGCAGTCCCGCGAAGATCCCCTACGGCGCACACTGCTTCGGGACGGAGACGGACAACGGTGGGGCTGCAGAGTCGAAGGTCGACTATGACTCCTACGACAACGCGGCAGTCGTCGGTGGTACCCACACCGGTGAGGTGAGCCAGCTCACGCTCACGGCCACCAACACCTTCCGCAACCCGCCCGCTCTCAGTATCACCAAGGAGATCGTGGGAAGCGAGCAGAATGGTGTGGACCTGACCACCACCTACCGGATCGTGGTTTCAAACAGCGGATCGCTGGCAGGCACCTATGATCTGGCCGACAACCTCTCCTATGGTGATGGGATCTCTGTGGTGGAGGCATCCGTCGCCTCGGTGGATCCCAGCTCGGTCGCAGTGAACTCCGGTTTCAACGGCACCACCGACAAGATGCTTGCCAAAGGTCAGAACATCGATGGGGGTGCCTCGCACACCTTTACCGTCAAGGTGCAGGGTAAGGCCGTAGTTGGCATCACCGCCACCGCCGCGGACTGCACGATTGATGAGGGGGAGACCGGAACAGGTCGTTTGAACAAGGCGACCATGACCTTCGATGGTAAGGAACAGACAGCCGAGGCGTGCGCTCCCGTCACTCCGCCGCCGTCACCGTCGGAGTCGCCAACCCCCACGCCGTCGCCGACCCCTCAGCAGTCGCTGACGCCCACGCCGTCGCCGACGCCTCCGGTTATGATCAGACCGAAGCTGCCTAAGACCGGGCAGCAGTGA
- a CDS encoding histidine phosphatase family protein: MDIIFIRHAESTNNKTWAENRDESLRVPDPGLTELGRSQADALAGWFPGFAAHPTHLFVSPFIRTLETAAPLANTLDMDIVVKPDLMERGGPFTGPIMDQQHHPGSPRAELQRISPRLRLPDEATEDGWWSGPFETLEMAIERARKLADWVRSDFEPEDCIVLVSHGAIGSLFATALFCPAELGRRSGQIMGETSSWFALDNTSVSWFRLFPGNDTELRCFNRIDHLILAGVSSATMRQSS, encoded by the coding sequence GTGGACATCATCTTCATCAGGCACGCCGAATCCACCAACAACAAAACCTGGGCAGAGAACCGTGACGAGTCACTCCGGGTCCCCGATCCAGGACTGACTGAGCTCGGCCGCTCCCAAGCCGATGCGCTGGCCGGCTGGTTCCCGGGCTTCGCGGCGCACCCCACGCACTTGTTCGTGTCGCCGTTCATACGCACTCTGGAGACCGCAGCCCCCCTGGCCAATACGCTCGACATGGACATTGTGGTAAAGCCAGACCTGATGGAACGTGGCGGGCCATTCACCGGGCCGATCATGGACCAGCAGCACCATCCGGGATCTCCTCGGGCAGAGTTGCAGAGGATCTCACCTCGTTTGAGACTGCCGGATGAGGCGACAGAGGACGGGTGGTGGAGCGGCCCGTTCGAGACCCTAGAGATGGCCATCGAGCGTGCCAGGAAACTGGCGGACTGGGTGCGCAGCGACTTCGAGCCTGAGGACTGCATCGTGCTTGTCAGTCATGGCGCCATTGGGTCTCTGTTCGCGACGGCCCTGTTCTGCCCTGCTGAGCTGGGCAGGCGATCCGGTCAGATCATGGGGGAGACGTCCAGCTGGTTTGCCCTCGACAACACATCGGTCTCCTGGTTCCGGTTGTTCCCCGGCAACGACACCGAGCTGCGCTGCTTCAACCGCATCGACCATCTCATCCTGGCAGGGGTAAGCAGCGCGACGATGCGCCAATCGAGCTGA
- a CDS encoding sigma-70 family RNA polymerase sigma factor: MNTTKLVLPASLLSAGEETSLARQIEAGMYAEHLIVTGDRRYPYSALRRVIRAGAQAREQFFQANLRLVMKLAARSAHHPGLSLDDLFQEGCLALGEAIRRFDYRRGTRFSTFAYEYISRTVNHAVRTHCGSLDLVRTAHGGRQPVRFTELDQAPPGLITCDGGFDAVDRSSMDFLELLGTAGLVLKLRFGIGTARRSREQAGELLGMSATSVKRLEERALNQARILLSAERCRVEALSSAA, encoded by the coding sequence ATGAACACCACCAAGCTTGTTCTACCGGCCTCGCTGTTGAGCGCCGGAGAGGAGACCAGTCTCGCACGACAGATCGAGGCGGGGATGTACGCCGAACATCTCATCGTTACCGGTGACCGCCGCTACCCCTACTCTGCGCTCCGGCGCGTGATACGGGCCGGAGCTCAGGCCAGAGAGCAGTTCTTCCAGGCGAATCTACGGCTCGTGATGAAACTGGCTGCCAGGTCCGCGCACCACCCGGGGTTATCCCTTGACGACCTGTTCCAGGAAGGCTGCCTGGCACTCGGTGAGGCTATCCGGCGCTTCGACTATCGCCGGGGCACTCGGTTTAGCACCTTCGCGTATGAATACATCTCGAGAACCGTGAATCATGCTGTCAGGACCCATTGCGGCAGCCTTGACCTAGTGAGGACAGCTCATGGTGGCCGACAGCCTGTGAGGTTCACGGAGCTAGACCAGGCACCCCCAGGGCTGATCACATGTGACGGCGGATTCGACGCGGTGGATCGTTCCTCCATGGATTTCCTCGAACTTCTGGGCACCGCTGGCCTGGTCTTGAAGTTACGGTTCGGCATCGGGACCGCGCGCCGGAGCCGTGAGCAAGCCGGGGAGTTGCTTGGGATGTCTGCCACGAGCGTCAAACGTCTTGAGGAACGGGCTCTCAACCAAGCGCGCATTCTGCTGAGCGCCGAGCGCTGCCGCGTCGAGGCCTTGTCATCCGCTGCCTAG
- the dnaG gene encoding DNA primase encodes MAGRINDEDIALVRERCRIDDVVRDYVALRSAGGGSWKGLCPFHDEKTPSFTVTPSRGFFYCFGCGEGGDVITFLQRQQNLSFTEAVQTLADRAGITLRITDDGQDPGQPPGQRKRILEANTAAQEFFAAQLASPEAMTAREFLDRRGFDRVVAEQFVLGYAPRGGHALRQTLRSQGFDDATLRAAGLIRDGGRDFFVGRLLWPIRDSASAVLGFGARRIFDDDRLPAKYINTPETPVYKKSHVLYGLDLARRAIGRRSQAVVVEGYTDVMAAHLSGVDTAVASCGTAFGEDHARMLQRLLGSHDGLHGEVVFTFDGDAAGQKAALKVFQGDRNFISQTYVAVEPSGLDPCDLWLRDGEAAVRELVGRRIPIYRFVMSNVLKKYDLERADGRLGALREAAGLLGAIRDRSMVGGYLRELSDMLGMDLEDVRREVANRSRQAPASGGKDASTPRSRKADVDWPDPNDPALRLERDALKLMLQYPFTFDEAWNSVQPEQFSHPGYAAVFRVISVTEPGEGWAEELRRRAPNELVLQLLVMLMVEPLLRQADESYSLAHTNRLHLVSLSRQISDLKSRLQRTDPLKEPESHQSMFQEVTALELRRKQLLEQQLS; translated from the coding sequence ATGGCAGGGCGGATCAACGACGAGGACATCGCGCTGGTTCGGGAGCGGTGCCGGATCGACGATGTCGTACGCGACTATGTCGCCCTGCGTTCTGCGGGCGGTGGCTCGTGGAAGGGACTGTGCCCCTTCCACGACGAGAAGACCCCGAGCTTCACAGTCACCCCGTCCCGTGGTTTCTTCTACTGCTTCGGTTGCGGAGAGGGGGGTGACGTCATCACCTTCCTGCAACGGCAGCAGAACCTCAGTTTCACTGAGGCCGTGCAAACCCTCGCCGATCGCGCCGGCATCACGCTCAGGATCACCGATGATGGCCAGGATCCTGGGCAGCCGCCGGGACAGCGCAAACGCATTCTTGAGGCGAACACAGCAGCCCAGGAGTTCTTCGCTGCCCAGCTCGCATCACCCGAGGCGATGACTGCGCGTGAATTTCTCGACCGGCGAGGCTTCGACCGGGTTGTGGCTGAGCAGTTCGTGCTTGGCTATGCCCCTCGGGGCGGGCATGCCCTCAGACAGACCCTGCGCTCGCAGGGTTTCGACGACGCCACGCTGCGCGCAGCGGGACTGATACGCGATGGCGGCCGTGATTTCTTCGTAGGTAGGCTGCTGTGGCCCATCCGGGATTCCGCCAGTGCGGTCTTGGGTTTTGGGGCGCGCCGGATCTTTGACGACGACCGGCTGCCAGCCAAATACATCAACACCCCCGAGACCCCGGTCTACAAGAAGTCGCATGTCCTCTACGGCCTGGATCTGGCGCGCCGGGCCATCGGGAGACGCTCCCAGGCCGTGGTCGTCGAGGGGTACACCGATGTGATGGCTGCCCATCTGTCCGGGGTGGACACCGCCGTCGCCAGCTGCGGGACGGCTTTCGGCGAAGACCATGCCCGCATGCTCCAACGCCTCCTAGGCAGCCATGACGGACTGCATGGGGAGGTGGTCTTCACCTTCGATGGTGACGCGGCTGGACAGAAGGCGGCGCTGAAGGTGTTCCAGGGGGACCGGAACTTCATTTCCCAGACCTATGTGGCGGTCGAGCCCTCTGGACTGGACCCGTGCGACCTGTGGCTGCGCGACGGGGAAGCCGCCGTGCGGGAACTCGTCGGCAGACGGATCCCCATCTATCGTTTCGTGATGTCGAACGTCCTGAAGAAATACGACCTGGAGCGCGCCGATGGGAGGCTGGGCGCGCTGCGCGAGGCTGCTGGACTGCTCGGGGCGATCCGCGATCGCTCCATGGTGGGTGGGTACCTGCGGGAACTGTCTGACATGCTGGGCATGGACCTGGAGGATGTCCGCCGCGAGGTGGCCAACCGTTCCCGCCAGGCACCCGCCTCCGGAGGCAAAGATGCCTCGACGCCGCGGTCCCGGAAAGCTGACGTGGACTGGCCAGACCCCAACGACCCAGCGCTCAGGCTGGAACGCGATGCCCTCAAACTGATGCTGCAATATCCCTTCACCTTTGACGAGGCCTGGAACTCGGTTCAACCCGAGCAGTTCTCACACCCTGGCTACGCTGCGGTGTTCCGGGTGATCTCCGTCACCGAGCCCGGTGAGGGATGGGCTGAGGAACTGCGGCGCCGCGCCCCCAATGAGCTGGTGCTTCAGCTACTGGTGATGCTGATGGTCGAGCCCTTGCTCCGGCAGGCCGACGAGAGCTATTCCCTGGCCCACACGAACCGACTACACCTGGTAAGCCTGTCCCGTCAGATCAGCGACTTGAAGTCCAGGCTCCAGCGGACCGATCCACTCAAGGAGCCGGAATCCCACCAGAGCATGTTCCAGGAGGTAACGGCGCTGGAGCTGCGCCGCAAACAGCTCCTGGAACAACAGCTCTCGTGA